In the Chlorobium limicola DSM 245 genome, one interval contains:
- a CDS encoding 4Fe-4S binding protein, producing the protein MSLQITEACTYCAACEPECPVNAISAGDDIYVIDATTCTECSGYADSPACIAVCPADCITQA; encoded by the coding sequence ATGTCACTACAGATTACAGAAGCATGCACTTACTGTGCTGCGTGCGAACCGGAATGTCCCGTCAATGCAATTTCCGCAGGAGACGACATCTATGTTATCGATGCGACGACCTGCACCGAATGTTCAGGCTATGCCGATTCACCTGCCTGCATCGCAGTATGCCCTGCCGATTGTATCACCCAGGCATAA
- the trmH gene encoding tRNA (guanosine(18)-2'-O)-methyltransferase TrmH: protein MASPERFRKIRQMLLRRQTSLTVVMDNVNKSHNLAALVRSCDAAGIHEIHAVSRRKHIFTRHNAAAGSSKWVNINLYHDIESVYRRLRDDGMQVLAAASTEKSVDFREIDYTLPTALILGAEWDGISEDAISGADRCIGVPMFGMVESLNVSVAGAVIIYEAQRQRLLKGMYGSPALTQTQMNRLLFEHTYPRLSEHLHEKGIDYPRLDDDGFILSPEI from the coding sequence TTGGCTTCACCCGAACGATTCAGAAAAATCCGTCAGATGCTGCTCCGGCGGCAAACCAGTCTGACCGTTGTCATGGACAATGTCAACAAATCCCACAATCTCGCCGCTCTCGTCAGAAGCTGCGATGCTGCCGGCATTCATGAAATACATGCCGTTTCACGACGCAAGCATATATTTACGCGCCATAATGCAGCAGCAGGTTCAAGCAAGTGGGTGAACATCAATCTTTACCACGATATCGAAAGCGTTTACCGCAGACTCAGGGATGATGGCATGCAGGTGCTTGCAGCCGCATCAACGGAAAAGAGCGTGGATTTCAGGGAGATCGATTATACGTTGCCGACGGCACTGATTCTTGGTGCTGAATGGGACGGAATTTCCGAAGATGCGATAAGCGGGGCTGACCGATGCATCGGCGTTCCGATGTTTGGAATGGTTGAATCGCTGAATGTTTCGGTTGCCGGTGCGGTGATTATTTACGAAGCACAGCGGCAGCGGCTGCTCAAAGGAATGTACGGGAGTCCGGCACTGACACAAACGCAGATGAACCGTCTGCTGTTCGAGCACACATACCCTCGTCTGAGTGAACATCTTCACGAAAAAGGTATCGACTATCCCCGTCTTGACGATGACGGGTTTATTCTTTCTCCGGAAATATAG
- a CDS encoding SdiA-regulated domain-containing protein, with protein sequence MKKNGSRIYTVYTLVAAMILSATVAFSADRGLLSRYHFADKPEYRIKLPSSLREISGLAVSEAGKLFAHDDEVSTVFQLEPRSGRVLKKFHVITARWYGNGRIEDDFEDIAIAGNRFFLVTSSGTLYEFREGKNEEKVQAVVYKTGLGTSYEVEGLCYDPVTDALLLSCKKSAEKKGFRKTDERPVFSFSLTSMTLRKSPRFYVDARTVAASVGKKGFKPSAIARHPVSGTFFLLSAESRLIAEIDAGTGFLLNVIALPAAYHPQPEGMVVMPDNTLLISSEDILQGTVSAYSMRLK encoded by the coding sequence ATGAAAAAAAACGGATCCCGGATTTACACAGTTTATACCCTTGTCGCTGCGATGATCCTGTCCGCTACAGTGGCGTTTTCAGCGGATCGCGGTTTGCTTTCTCGTTATCATTTTGCCGATAAACCGGAGTATCGGATAAAACTGCCCTCATCACTCCGTGAAATATCAGGCCTTGCTGTTTCGGAAGCAGGAAAACTTTTCGCCCACGACGATGAAGTCTCCACGGTTTTTCAGCTTGAACCGCGGAGCGGCAGGGTTCTCAAGAAATTTCATGTAATTACTGCCCGATGGTACGGAAACGGAAGAATCGAGGATGATTTTGAAGATATAGCCATTGCCGGAAACCGTTTTTTTCTTGTCACGAGCAGCGGTACGCTCTATGAATTCCGTGAAGGAAAAAATGAGGAAAAAGTACAGGCCGTCGTCTATAAAACCGGACTCGGAACATCATATGAAGTGGAAGGGCTCTGTTATGATCCGGTAACCGATGCTTTGCTGCTTTCCTGTAAAAAATCAGCTGAAAAAAAAGGGTTCCGGAAAACGGACGAACGCCCGGTTTTTTCTTTTTCTCTCACATCAATGACTCTTCGGAAATCTCCCCGATTTTATGTCGATGCACGGACTGTAGCGGCATCGGTCGGGAAAAAAGGCTTCAAACCATCGGCAATAGCAAGGCATCCGGTTTCCGGCACTTTTTTTCTTCTATCTGCAGAGTCCCGTCTGATTGCCGAAATCGATGCCGGAACCGGTTTCCTTCTCAACGTGATCGCTCTTCCTGCAGCGTATCATCCGCAACCGGAAGGGATGGTCGTCATGCCTGACAACACCCTTCTCATCAGCAGCGAAGATATTCTGCAGGGAACGGTTTCCGCGTATTCCATGCGGCTGAAGTAA
- a CDS encoding metallophosphoesterase: protein MQLHHKKHPHLERLLNNARSLSLEKNSRVLVLSDLHMGNGGRRDEFRRNADLVRTMLTDYYHPEHYSLILNGDVEELFKFPLESIMEQWDDFYELFIRFRQNGFFFKTYGNHDAALADEKEYRLAPFMFESLKFYYGNETLLCFHGHQASVLLWETYPVVSRAVVFFLRYIAKPVGIRNFSIAYNSRRRFAIEKSIYEFSNNAKIVSVIGHTHRPLFESLSKVDYLNYRIEDLCRSYPAADGMERRAIEEKIEALKEELDSCHKQGKKIGLRSGLYNTLTIPSVFNSGCAIGKRGITALEIEGSFIRLVYWFNGKQSRKFISDRDNSPKELGNTGFYRIVLNEDHLDYVFSRLRLLA, encoded by the coding sequence ATGCAGCTTCATCATAAAAAACATCCTCATCTTGAGCGTCTGCTCAACAATGCCCGTTCGCTCTCGCTCGAAAAGAATTCACGCGTGCTTGTTCTCAGTGATCTGCACATGGGTAACGGAGGCCGAAGAGACGAATTCCGCAGGAATGCCGATCTGGTCAGAACGATGCTTACCGACTACTATCATCCCGAACACTACAGCCTTATTCTGAATGGAGATGTCGAGGAGCTTTTCAAGTTTCCTCTTGAAAGCATTATGGAGCAATGGGATGATTTTTACGAGCTCTTTATCCGTTTCAGGCAGAACGGTTTTTTTTTCAAAACCTATGGTAATCATGATGCTGCTCTTGCTGACGAAAAAGAGTACAGATTGGCGCCATTCATGTTTGAATCACTCAAGTTTTATTACGGTAATGAGACACTGCTGTGTTTTCATGGTCATCAGGCATCGGTACTCCTCTGGGAGACCTATCCTGTTGTCAGCCGAGCAGTCGTTTTTTTTCTGCGTTATATAGCCAAACCTGTCGGCATCAGGAATTTTTCCATTGCCTACAACAGCAGAAGGCGATTTGCCATAGAAAAGTCGATCTATGAATTTTCCAATAACGCCAAGATCGTTTCCGTTATCGGACATACGCACCGCCCACTCTTTGAATCCCTGTCAAAGGTTGATTATCTGAATTACAGGATCGAGGATCTCTGCCGATCGTACCCGGCGGCAGATGGCATGGAGCGCAGGGCAATAGAAGAGAAAATTGAGGCATTGAAAGAAGAACTCGATTCCTGTCATAAACAGGGCAAGAAGATCGGCCTGCGTAGCGGTCTGTACAATACGCTTACCATTCCCAGTGTTTTTAACTCTGGCTGTGCCATAGGAAAACGGGGTATCACCGCTCTGGAGATCGAGGGAAGCTTTATCCGTCTTGTTTACTGGTTTAACGGCAAACAGAGCCGGAAGTTTATCAGCGATCGCGACAACAGCCCCAAAGAGCTGGGTAACACCGGTTTTTATCGTATTGTACTCAATGAAGATCATCTTGATTATGTTTTCTCCCGTCTTCGTCTGCTTGCCTGA
- a CDS encoding BamA/TamA family outer membrane protein, with protein sequence MKLFFKGFACAFVVSCTGITPFSGAHAQPSKVPIEMLAGNRSVTVVPGSEYEAGALHRLIFGSHWRSLWTTPVEVQVLDLRTFAGGLTPLEKGGGFQTLTLSFRGADGKEYRFRTLDKDPARGMPSKLRNTIVSDVVQDQVSASNPVSALVVSPLLDAAGVYHVTPQIIVMPYDKELLGQHYDDFAGLVGTIEERPEESALPGAGFKGADKISGTYKVFDTLEEESGNRIDAKAYLRARLIDLFIGDWDRHSDQWRWAGYKKDGLITWTPIPRDRDNAFSRQDGVFSWIITQIIPQIEGFGDAYPDIRYLSWSGRPLDRRILSGMGRSEWNAVAVGLQQNLTDAVIHEAVGKMPQAMYAREGLRLENELRARRDLLVRAALELYMVYAEDVDVFASRKPELALVHRLQDGQVEVSVFQKAGLSKEPIGIPVFRRLFNPGETREVRLYLRGGDDDVLVDGTVGKDGVKVRVIGGEGTDRYEDRSEKPGSAYPWTGEKATFFYDDGEDSEFSGTRYTVIDRHKVTPEPQEDKEKYDLRPRDSGQEVVANITGLRADYSPDYGPYLGWGVTVEDYGFRSEPFRYNMQLSGGLAAGDELRYQLHYRGDFRTLFRNSSLLIEAGTSGLDMINFYGLGNEHYYRGSGFREADFEVMNRVTTLKASLRYPMDRKYHWSAGVSAKWIDLEIDPGSLMDVNRASIPGIDDDFVGGFHAGFHYDSRQSGEGVALSPRKQAGRLAAGEEQGGTSALSGFVADVEGSHYPRFFGNEEAFTRVSGEIRSYIPLSSSGYSRIVLRLGGEKIWGDYPFWEAAFIGGATSLRGYDRQRFAGDASLYAGSELRLYFGTFKFLVPVIYGPVVFAETGRVFLDGEDSSVWHSSAGSGLWLGFIESRYSASIVYARGFDDGRLIDDYGLYLRTGFSF encoded by the coding sequence ATGAAGCTCTTTTTCAAAGGATTTGCCTGTGCCTTCGTCGTATCCTGTACAGGTATAACCCCGTTTTCCGGTGCTCATGCACAACCTTCGAAGGTTCCCATTGAGATGTTGGCGGGTAACCGCTCGGTTACGGTTGTACCGGGGTCAGAGTATGAGGCAGGGGCTCTGCATCGGTTGATTTTCGGAAGCCACTGGCGCTCGCTCTGGACAACTCCTGTCGAGGTACAGGTACTTGATCTCAGGACATTTGCCGGGGGGTTGACCCCTCTTGAAAAAGGAGGAGGCTTTCAGACCCTTACCCTCAGCTTCAGAGGTGCTGACGGTAAAGAGTACCGTTTCAGGACGCTTGACAAGGATCCGGCCCGCGGGATGCCTTCGAAACTGCGTAATACGATTGTCTCTGATGTGGTTCAGGATCAGGTAAGCGCCTCTAATCCGGTTTCCGCCCTTGTAGTCTCTCCGTTGCTCGATGCCGCCGGGGTCTATCATGTAACGCCTCAAATCATCGTAATGCCTTACGACAAGGAGCTTCTTGGTCAACATTACGATGATTTCGCCGGTCTCGTCGGTACCATTGAAGAGCGACCGGAAGAGAGTGCGCTTCCCGGCGCAGGATTCAAGGGTGCCGATAAAATTTCAGGGACGTATAAAGTGTTCGACACGCTTGAAGAGGAGAGCGGCAATCGCATCGATGCAAAGGCTTATTTGCGTGCGAGACTTATCGATCTTTTTATCGGCGACTGGGACCGTCATTCCGATCAGTGGCGGTGGGCTGGATATAAAAAAGACGGTCTGATTACATGGACGCCCATTCCCCGGGATCGGGACAACGCATTCTCCCGCCAGGACGGAGTGTTTTCATGGATCATTACTCAGATCATTCCCCAGATAGAGGGTTTCGGTGATGCATATCCCGATATCCGATACCTGAGCTGGTCGGGCAGGCCGCTTGACCGGCGTATCCTTTCAGGTATGGGTCGGTCGGAGTGGAATGCGGTGGCAGTCGGACTTCAGCAGAATCTTACCGATGCCGTAATCCATGAAGCAGTCGGAAAAATGCCGCAGGCCATGTATGCCAGGGAAGGTCTCCGCCTTGAAAATGAACTTCGGGCGAGAAGGGATCTTCTTGTAAGGGCCGCTCTTGAACTCTATATGGTTTATGCCGAAGATGTCGATGTTTTTGCAAGCAGAAAACCGGAATTGGCTTTGGTTCACCGTCTTCAGGACGGTCAGGTGGAAGTTTCCGTTTTTCAGAAAGCAGGCTTATCGAAAGAGCCGATCGGGATTCCTGTTTTCAGGCGCCTTTTCAATCCCGGGGAAACCCGTGAAGTAAGGCTCTACCTTCGCGGAGGTGACGACGACGTTCTTGTTGACGGGACTGTCGGTAAAGATGGGGTGAAAGTCAGGGTAATCGGTGGGGAAGGTACCGACCGTTATGAAGACCGATCGGAAAAACCGGGTTCCGCTTATCCCTGGACGGGCGAGAAGGCAACTTTTTTTTATGACGATGGAGAGGATTCGGAATTTTCAGGAACCCGCTACACGGTTATTGACCGGCATAAGGTGACACCTGAGCCGCAGGAGGACAAGGAAAAATACGATCTTCGGCCACGGGATTCGGGTCAGGAGGTGGTCGCCAACATTACCGGACTCAGAGCGGATTATTCTCCGGATTACGGGCCATATCTCGGCTGGGGAGTGACTGTTGAAGACTACGGTTTCCGGTCGGAACCCTTCCGTTACAATATGCAGTTGAGCGGGGGCTTGGCTGCCGGAGATGAACTTCGCTATCAACTCCATTATCGGGGGGATTTCAGAACGTTGTTCAGAAATTCCAGTCTTCTTATCGAGGCGGGAACATCCGGGCTCGACATGATCAATTTCTACGGCCTCGGAAATGAACATTACTACAGGGGCTCAGGGTTCAGGGAGGCCGATTTCGAGGTGATGAACCGGGTAACCACGCTCAAGGCATCGCTCCGTTATCCCATGGACAGAAAATACCACTGGAGTGCAGGTGTCAGTGCAAAGTGGATCGATCTTGAAATCGATCCCGGTTCCCTGATGGACGTCAACAGGGCATCCATTCCGGGGATAGATGACGATTTTGTCGGGGGGTTCCATGCAGGATTCCATTACGATTCAAGACAGAGCGGTGAAGGGGTTGCACTGTCTCCGCGTAAACAGGCAGGACGCCTCGCCGCAGGAGAAGAACAGGGTGGAACATCAGCGCTCAGCGGTTTCGTTGCGGATGTCGAAGGCAGCCACTATCCTCGATTTTTCGGTAATGAAGAGGCATTTACCAGGGTTAGCGGAGAGATACGTTCCTATATACCACTATCGTCATCAGGGTATTCAAGGATTGTGTTACGGCTCGGCGGCGAAAAAATCTGGGGCGACTATCCCTTCTGGGAGGCAGCGTTTATCGGTGGAGCGACCTCTCTCAGAGGCTACGACCGACAGCGATTTGCCGGCGATGCTTCACTCTATGCGGGCTCGGAGCTCAGGCTTTATTTCGGTACGTTCAAGTTTCTTGTTCCGGTCATCTATGGACCTGTTGTCTTTGCCGAAACCGGAAGGGTTTTTCTTGACGGCGAGGATTCTTCAGTATGGCACTCATCGGCAGGCAGCGGTTTGTGGTTAGGGTTCATCGAGTCCCGTTACAGTGCAAGCATTGTCTATGCCAGAGGTTTCGATGATGGCAGGCTGATCGATGATTACGGTTTGTATCTCAGAACCGGTTTCAGTTTCTGA
- a CDS encoding DNA polymerase III subunit alpha, giving the protein MEFVHLHVHTHYSMQSSPVFPGELFSACRQLGMKSVAVTDYCSIFNMPELFSDAKKADVKLIIGTELFLLESATHSQAKNTFSPSIILLVQSEAGYRNLCVLLSRASREGFINGTPHLESRLLEDHHDGLICLSAYSSGRIGRALLAGSLHEAETVTGYYKDIFGDNFYLELQRHATSFDDKLNAATIALAEKFSVELVATNNVHYLDRKDSGCYRAMIANRTKEKLSSQNLQALPGSEHYLKTAEEMARIFPDNGSALANSARIAEKCTYVFKKKEPILPHYRLPDGFDDEAKYLRHLTWEGAAEKYAGSEADGITEEDVRARIELELGVIEKMGFSSYFLIVSDLISASRRMGYSVGPGRGSAAGSIVAYLTGITRIDPLKYKLLFERFLNPERLSMPDIDIDFTPVGKQKVLEYTVEKYGDQSVAKVVAIGTLGAKAAIRDAGRVLEVPLPIVDRLAKLVPTKPGITLEKAISEVRDLKQFVESSPENLKLLEYARALEGRARNVSMHAGAVVITDGPLEEQVPLYVSNKIETEVRKYADEIDLDETVQIGVKGADGVDEKQIVTQFDKNWIETAGLLKIDYLGLETLAVIDETLHLIRRRHNIDIDLEKVPMNDRKTFRIFQEGKMAGIFQFESSGMQNYMTRLQPTQIGDIIAMSALYRPGALNARIDENRNAVDLFVDRKHGRESIDYMHPMLEEILKETYGVIVYQEQVMQISQVMGGFSMAKADNLRKAMGKKMPEIMEQFKADFVSGGVAQGVHDTLATRVFELMAEFAGYGFNKSHSAAYGVLAYWTGYLKAHYTAEFMTAILNSEIGDTDRMKHLTDEAKSFGIMTLPPSINKSDTLFAIEDDKGKPCIRVGLSAIKQVGGAARAVVTSRLRKKRDFLNLFDLTASVDLRVMNRKALECLILAGSFDELDSNRAKLLANVDKAIKFGQMQNRSVTLGQCGFFTSEAGGTGEDVHYPDLDPADPMPESEKLLQEKKLVGFYLSRHPLSPYHRDWEAFATLQLNAKEVTPARQYKVIGLIVSIKPHQDRKGKAMLFGALEDFTGKADFTVFSSVFEQYGHLIKPEEVVMLVAEAEVSGGMLKLLVREVIPIKKVRNSLIKKIILKIDADEQGQLGKLVQLKKLFETHRGGTPVDFEVRALVGENIETLSMFARGTPVDASDTTLEKLEEILGPDNVRITG; this is encoded by the coding sequence ATGGAATTTGTGCATCTTCATGTTCATACCCACTACTCGATGCAGAGCAGCCCGGTTTTTCCCGGCGAGCTTTTTTCCGCATGCCGCCAGCTCGGGATGAAGAGTGTGGCGGTAACCGATTACTGCTCGATTTTCAATATGCCGGAGCTTTTCAGCGACGCCAAGAAAGCTGATGTCAAGCTGATAATCGGCACTGAGCTTTTCCTGCTTGAATCGGCCACTCATTCACAGGCGAAAAACACTTTTTCTCCTTCAATCATACTGCTGGTTCAGAGCGAAGCGGGCTACAGAAATCTGTGCGTACTGCTCTCGCGAGCATCCAGGGAGGGATTTATCAACGGGACGCCTCATCTCGAGTCGAGGCTTCTGGAAGATCACCACGATGGTCTTATCTGTCTTTCCGCCTACAGTTCCGGAAGAATTGGCCGGGCATTGCTTGCAGGCTCCCTCCATGAAGCGGAAACCGTTACTGGCTACTACAAGGATATTTTTGGGGATAATTTCTATCTCGAACTGCAGCGTCATGCAACATCGTTCGATGATAAGCTCAATGCAGCAACCATTGCGCTCGCCGAAAAATTTTCCGTGGAACTGGTTGCCACCAATAACGTCCACTATCTGGATCGTAAAGATTCCGGTTGTTATCGGGCGATGATTGCCAATCGCACCAAAGAAAAACTTTCAAGCCAGAATCTTCAGGCTCTTCCCGGCAGTGAACACTATCTGAAAACTGCCGAGGAGATGGCCCGGATTTTTCCGGATAATGGCAGTGCGCTTGCAAACAGTGCGAGGATTGCCGAGAAATGCACCTATGTCTTTAAAAAGAAGGAGCCTATTCTGCCTCATTACCGTCTGCCAGACGGGTTTGACGATGAGGCGAAGTATCTTCGTCACCTGACCTGGGAAGGAGCCGCAGAGAAGTATGCCGGTTCGGAGGCTGACGGGATCACTGAAGAGGATGTTCGGGCACGCATAGAACTTGAGCTTGGTGTGATCGAGAAGATGGGGTTCAGTTCCTACTTTCTTATTGTCAGTGACCTGATTTCCGCATCGAGACGGATGGGTTATTCGGTCGGTCCGGGCAGGGGTTCCGCTGCAGGCAGTATCGTGGCTTATCTGACCGGAATAACCAGAATCGACCCACTTAAGTACAAGCTGCTTTTCGAGCGCTTTCTCAATCCGGAACGTCTCTCGATGCCCGATATCGACATCGATTTTACACCGGTCGGCAAGCAGAAGGTTCTTGAATATACCGTTGAAAAGTATGGCGACCAGAGCGTGGCGAAGGTGGTTGCTATCGGTACGCTTGGCGCCAAGGCAGCCATTCGTGATGCCGGGCGTGTGCTTGAAGTTCCTCTGCCGATTGTGGACCGGCTCGCAAAACTTGTACCCACAAAGCCTGGTATCACGCTTGAAAAGGCTATCAGCGAAGTCAGGGATCTGAAGCAGTTTGTCGAGAGTTCTCCGGAAAATCTGAAACTTCTTGAATACGCAAGAGCGCTCGAAGGCAGGGCTCGTAATGTGTCAATGCATGCCGGTGCGGTTGTCATTACCGATGGTCCTCTTGAAGAGCAGGTGCCCCTCTATGTTTCAAACAAGATCGAGACTGAGGTAAGAAAGTATGCCGACGAGATCGATCTCGACGAGACCGTTCAGATCGGAGTCAAGGGCGCAGACGGTGTCGATGAAAAGCAGATCGTTACCCAGTTCGACAAGAACTGGATTGAAACTGCCGGTCTCCTGAAAATCGACTATCTGGGTCTGGAAACTCTTGCCGTGATCGATGAGACCCTGCATCTCATCCGGAGACGGCACAACATCGATATCGATCTGGAGAAGGTGCCGATGAACGATCGTAAAACCTTCCGTATCTTTCAGGAGGGCAAGATGGCCGGTATTTTCCAGTTCGAATCGTCAGGCATGCAGAACTATATGACCCGGCTTCAGCCGACGCAGATCGGTGATATTATAGCCATGAGCGCGCTCTATCGTCCAGGAGCGCTGAACGCGAGAATCGACGAGAATCGCAATGCCGTTGATCTGTTTGTTGACAGGAAGCATGGCAGGGAGTCTATCGATTACATGCATCCCATGCTTGAGGAGATTCTGAAAGAGACCTACGGGGTCATTGTCTATCAGGAGCAGGTTATGCAGATATCCCAGGTGATGGGAGGCTTTTCGATGGCCAAGGCAGACAATCTTCGCAAGGCAATGGGCAAGAAAATGCCTGAAATCATGGAACAGTTCAAGGCTGATTTTGTCAGCGGCGGCGTTGCTCAGGGGGTTCACGATACGCTTGCCACCCGGGTATTCGAACTGATGGCAGAGTTCGCCGGCTACGGCTTCAACAAAAGTCACTCTGCGGCATACGGCGTGCTTGCCTACTGGACAGGGTATCTCAAGGCGCATTATACTGCGGAGTTCATGACGGCAATTCTCAACAGCGAGATTGGCGATACCGACCGGATGAAACATCTCACCGATGAGGCGAAGAGCTTCGGCATTATGACGCTTCCTCCTTCGATCAACAAAAGCGATACGCTTTTTGCCATAGAGGACGACAAGGGAAAACCCTGTATCCGGGTCGGACTGAGCGCTATCAAGCAGGTCGGAGGCGCAGCCAGAGCGGTTGTTACTTCGAGGCTGCGGAAGAAACGGGATTTTCTGAATCTGTTCGATCTTACCGCATCGGTCGATTTGCGCGTCATGAACCGGAAAGCACTTGAATGCCTTATTCTTGCCGGGTCGTTTGACGAACTCGATTCGAACCGGGCAAAACTGCTTGCCAATGTCGATAAGGCCATCAAGTTCGGGCAGATGCAGAACCGTTCCGTTACTCTCGGGCAGTGTGGATTTTTTACTTCCGAAGCCGGCGGTACCGGAGAGGATGTGCACTATCCCGATCTCGATCCCGCCGATCCGATGCCTGAATCCGAGAAACTGCTTCAGGAAAAAAAACTTGTCGGTTTTTATCTGAGCCGCCATCCGCTGTCGCCCTATCATCGCGACTGGGAAGCATTTGCAACCCTGCAGCTCAACGCCAAGGAGGTTACTCCGGCAAGACAGTACAAGGTGATCGGGCTGATTGTTTCCATTAAACCGCATCAGGACCGCAAAGGGAAGGCGATGCTGTTTGGCGCTCTGGAGGATTTTACCGGAAAGGCAGATTTCACCGTTTTTTCCAGTGTTTTTGAACAATACGGCCATCTGATAAAACCCGAAGAGGTCGTTATGCTCGTTGCGGAGGCAGAGGTCAGTGGAGGTATGCTCAAATTGCTGGTTCGGGAGGTTATTCCCATTAAAAAGGTACGGAACAGCCTGATAAAGAAAATCATTCTTAAAATCGATGCCGATGAGCAGGGACAACTCGGAAAACTCGTGCAACTGAAAAAACTTTTTGAAACCCATCGGGGGGGAACTCCGGTCGATTTTGAAGTCCGGGCTTTAGTCGGTGAAAATATCGAAACGCTCAGCATGTTTGCCCGGGGCACTCCGGTTGATGCGTCCGATACTACGCTGGAAAAGCTGGAGGAAATTCTGGGGCCTGATAATGTGAGAATTACCGGTTAG
- the trxB gene encoding thioredoxin-disulfide reductase, with the protein MEKEIRDVVIIGTGPAGYTAAIYTGRANLKPLVIEGVQPGGQLMITTEIENFPGFPDGINGPELMSRMRQQAERFNAEFAYGSVVEADISRSPFSLTLDDGREIVARSLIIATGANAKWLGIASEDQYRGRGVSACATCDGFFFKECNVFVVGGGDTAMEEALYLTKFASKVTLVHRREEFRASKIMSLRAGKNPKIATILNVVVDEILGDGSKVTGIRLKDVRTGELIDHVCDGVFVAIGHAPNAGLFNGQLAIDDYGYIETKKSSTETSVQGVFACGDVQDYTYRQAVTAVGSGCMAAVDAERFLESIR; encoded by the coding sequence ATGGAAAAGGAGATTCGTGATGTCGTCATAATCGGAACGGGTCCTGCCGGTTATACCGCGGCGATCTACACCGGAAGAGCTAACCTGAAACCACTCGTGATTGAAGGCGTGCAGCCAGGCGGACAGCTTATGATCACGACCGAGATAGAAAATTTCCCGGGTTTTCCCGATGGCATCAACGGGCCTGAACTCATGTCGAGAATGCGGCAGCAGGCTGAACGCTTCAATGCCGAGTTCGCTTACGGAAGCGTTGTCGAGGCCGATATTTCAAGGAGTCCTTTCTCGCTTACGCTTGACGACGGTCGGGAGATCGTAGCCCGTTCGCTTATTATAGCAACCGGAGCAAATGCCAAATGGCTCGGGATTGCATCTGAAGACCAGTACAGGGGCAGGGGGGTATCGGCGTGTGCGACCTGCGACGGTTTCTTTTTCAAGGAGTGCAATGTTTTTGTCGTTGGCGGTGGCGATACGGCTATGGAAGAGGCTCTCTATCTGACCAAATTCGCCTCGAAAGTTACGCTGGTGCATCGCAGAGAGGAGTTCAGGGCATCGAAGATCATGAGCCTCAGAGCTGGAAAGAATCCGAAAATCGCTACAATTCTGAATGTCGTTGTCGATGAGATACTTGGAGACGGAAGCAAGGTTACCGGTATCAGGTTGAAGGATGTCCGTACCGGCGAATTGATCGATCACGTCTGTGACGGTGTGTTTGTCGCAATCGGTCACGCTCCAAATGCCGGGCTTTTCAACGGTCAGCTTGCCATCGACGATTATGGCTATATCGAGACGAAAAAATCGTCAACCGAAACCAGTGTTCAAGGCGTTTTCGCATGCGGCGATGTGCAGGATTACACCTATCGCCAGGCAGTGACCGCCGTTGGGTCGGGATGCATGGCGGCAGTCGATGCAGAACGTTTTCTCGAGTCAATCAGATAA
- the trxA gene encoding thioredoxin, with product MSGKYLAATDQNFKTEILESDKVALVDFWAAWCGPCMMLGPVIEELAGDYEGKAVIAKVNVDENPNTAAQYGIRSIPTMLVFKNGQVVDQMVGAMPKNMIAKKIDEHIG from the coding sequence ATGAGCGGAAAATATCTTGCAGCTACCGATCAGAACTTCAAAACCGAGATACTTGAATCAGACAAGGTTGCCCTTGTCGATTTCTGGGCTGCATGGTGCGGTCCGTGCATGATGCTTGGTCCGGTAATCGAAGAGCTCGCAGGCGATTACGAAGGCAAAGCCGTTATCGCAAAGGTAAATGTCGATGAGAACCCCAATACTGCTGCACAGTACGGTATCCGCAGCATTCCCACCATGCTGGTTTTCAAGAACGGACAGGTGGTTGATCAGATGGTCGGAGCCATGCCGAAAAACATGATTGCTAAAAAAATCGACGAACATATCGGCTGA